A part of Nerophis lumbriciformis linkage group LG25, RoL_Nlum_v2.1, whole genome shotgun sequence genomic DNA contains:
- the LOC133622034 gene encoding uncharacterized protein isoform X1, with the protein MQLHVCLLLLVVTADTRLASGQHQCGGNIILDQSPEGHVKFTAPELSLNVSLTQQTDRTPQAAFCRVTLDVPPGRMLLLKPVWTEVGASVWLRCMWREDARVLASGKTVQLSNCDHANLTWTGSGRSSEALQLFYYVQEEQWNSTEAYSSPHSEPDLAVPSQAGYGDARTTSDAAGVKEKVRGPLYGGSGPSSDSGRRLLGSTAPMTGLAVAGGADRETLPLPEEVTDNGEETSGSAHTLSPDVPVLTQNTETSPSESSSGYGTYHQSTFAPVTSSLTSRGSRIALLTSLADDSSIGNADGDPASSVGSTPPTSTGTQLPNTHVTELHSLVPLSQQNFTQTDSSRVHSGTDPSFTSDPVSRSTLTQMPQNTHTATTTTQRNIYTHSPDATQWMSGSTWTTRESMTASGDGRTLAGSERVPQERTGTALQTSTDRGTTALTHQNQPSVSSSILDYTTRTPTAGPPDKDSPIEPQVTAEDENVSPSSTTSQTRPSLEIRSASTPRTLSPATIQPPKVYVVPDQSPAIRVESIELLLQIIVEETSSASGPGLEEDTSAWVEPYLQRAPGFSRLQGVWSSGHAVQTLLEFNTRGALQWLAATGRSSLLEQSGLAAAAREGRSFRGSKVVNITLGGVQADVCDWLLQCPAGFRCASPPTSSNFSCPSSCHFDFCHHHGICTHHPGQLPVCRYERSCLVGEDFWFMGSRCDVRMTRARLVGTCLAILLVAVAFICALAFAAVRRYRVALIQAKVDQTRSSYRRFNHFDELSARFWQRSTAGSADSMDNPAFTRSDELLHLRALDRPCCYHDDTLSLASTCTSHATRLNTIYPNSSQYAWRGSEMSVGDGVLDSGKASDLSVCSWPVEPIHWTPFPLLRQLASQRTHPQVRVSRPRSYCEGMELTDLSRSWTA; encoded by the exons ATGCAGCTCCACGTCTGTCTGTTGCTCCTGGTCGTCACAGCAG ATACAAGGTTGGCCTCAGGGCAGCATCAATGCGGTGGAAACATCATCTTGGACCAAAGCCCTGAAGGCCACGTCAAGTTCACCGCACCAGAACTTTCCCTCAACGTCTCGCTGACCCAGCAGACTGACAGAACCCCACAGGCGGCCTTTTGCAGGGTGACTCTGGATGTCCCGCCCGGTCGGATGCTTCTCTTAAAGCCCGTGTGGACAGAAGTCGGGGCGAGTGTTTGGCTACGGTGCATGTGGAGAGAGGACGCTCGGGTTCTGGCGAGTGGCAAAACCGTCCAACTTTCCAACTGTGACCACGCCAACCTGACCTGGACAGGAAGTGGACGCTCCTCAGAGGCCCTCCAACTCTTCTATTACG TTCAGGAAGAGCAGTGGAATTCCACAGAGGCGTACTCCAGCCCGCATTCCGAACCAGACCTCGCCGTTCCGTCTCAGGCGGGGTACGGCGACGCGAGAACCACTTCTGACGCGGCGGGCGTGAAGGAGAAGGTCAGAGGTCCCCTCTATGGAGGGTCTGGTCCCAGCAGCGATAGCGGAAGGAGGCTGCTGGGGTCCACCGCGCCCATGACGGGCCTCGCCGTGGCTGGTGGCGCTGATAGGGAAACTCTCCCTCTTCCTGAGGAAGTCACAGACAATGGAGAGGAAACATCTGGCAGCGCTCACACACTCAGTCCTGACGTGCCGGTTCTGACCCAAAACACTGAAACAAGTCCATCTGAAAGCAGCTCCGGGTATGGAACCTACCACCAGTCCACGTTCGCACCTGTCACATCATCCCTCACCAGCAGGGGGAGCAGAATCGCATTATTAACATCACTCGCTGATGACTCAAGCATAGGGAATGCTGATGGTGACCCCGCCTCCTCCGTGGGGTCAACGCCGCCCACTTCCACGGGTACACAATTGCCCAATACCCACGTGACAGAACTGCACTCGCTTGTCCCGTTGTCTCAGCAGAACTTCACCCAGACTGACTCATCCCGTGTCCACAGTGGGACAGACCCGTCTTTCACATCTGACCCGGTTTCACGCTCCACACTGACCCAAATGCCCCAAAATACAcacacagcaacaacaacaacacaaagaaacatttacacacactccCCAGACGCCACGCAGTGGATGTCGGGTTCTACTTGGACCACTAGAGAGAGCATGACAGCTTCCGGAGACGGTCGGACTCTGGCAGGATCAGAACGTGTTCCCCAGGAGAGGACTGGGACAGCACTCCAAACGAGCACGGACCGCGGCACTACGGCCTTAACACATCAGAACCAGCCGTCAGTGTCCTCTTCCATCCTGGACTACACCACCAGAACACCCACTGCAGGTCCCCCCGACAAGGACTCTCCAATCGAGCCCCAGGTCACAGCAGAAGACGAAAACGTGTCTCCGAGTAGCACAACCTCACAAACACGTCCGAGCCTGGAGATCCGGTCTGCTTCTACACCAAGAACGTTGAGCCCCGCCACCATCCAGCCGCCCAAGGTCTACGTGGTGCCGGACCAGTCCCCCGCCAtccgag TGGAGTCCATCGAGTTACTGCTGCAGATCATCGTGGAGGAGACCAGCTCAGCTTCGGGTCCTGGCTTGGAGGAGGACACCAGTGCCTGG GTAGAGCCCTACCTGCAGAGGGCACCTGGCTTCAGCAGGCTGCAGGGAGTGTGGAGCAG CGGTCACGCCGTGCAAACCCTGCTGGAGTTCAACACCAGAGGCGCCCTGCAGTGGCTCGCCGCAACGGGACGCTCTTCGCTACTGGAGCAGAGCGGATTGGCTGCGGCCGCTCGCGAGGGGAGGAGCTTCAGGGGGTCCAAGGTGGTCAACATCACGCTCGGAG GTGTGCAGGCGGACGTCTGTGATTGGCTACTTCAGTGTCCAGCGGGCTTTCGGTGTGCGTCTCCGCCCACTTCCTCCAACTTCAGCTGCCCCTCCTCCTGCCACTTTGACTTCTGCCACCATCACGGCATCTGCACGCACCACCCGGGACAACTTCCTGTGTGTCGGTACGAGCGCAG CTGCCTGGTCGGCGAGGACTTCTGGTTCATGGGCTCCAGGTGCGACGTGAGGATGACGCGGGCGCGCCTCGTCGGAACGTGTCTGGCCATCCTGCTGGTGGCGGTGGCGTTCATCTGCGCTCTGGCCTTCGCGGCCGTGAGACGCTACCGAGTCGCTCTGATCCAGGCCAAGGTGGACCAGACCAGGAGCAG CTACCGCAGGTTCAACCACTTTGACGAGCTCTCAGCTCGATTCTGGCAGCGCTCCACGGCGGGCTCGGCCGACTCCATGGACAACCCTGCGTTCACGCGCTCCGACGAGCTGCTGCACCTGCGGGCCCTGGACCGGCCCTGCTGTTACCATGACGACACGCTGTCGCtggcctccacctgcaccagCCACGCCACGCGCCTCAACACCATCTACCCCAACAG CTCCCAGTACGCTTGGCGCGGCAGCGAGATGAGCGTGGGCGACGGCGTGCTGGACTCAGGGAAGGCCAGCGACCTGTCGGTGTGCAGCTGGCCCGTGGAGCCCATCCACTGGACCCCCTTCCCGCTCCTGCGGCAGCTGGCCTCGCAAAGGACGCACCCG CAGGTGCGCGTGTCCAGGCCGCGCTCGTACTGCGAGGGCATGGAGCTGACGGACCTGAGCCGGAGCTGGACCGCCTGA
- the LOC133622034 gene encoding uncharacterized protein isoform X2, with amino-acid sequence MQLHVCLLLLVVTADTRLASGQHQCGGNIILDQSPEGHVKFTAPELSLNVSLTQQTDRTPQAAFCRVTLDVPPGRMLLLKPVWTEVGASVWLRCMWREDARVLASGKTVQLSNCDHANLTWTGSGRSSEALQLFYYVQEEQWNSTEAYSSPHSEPDLAVPSQAGYGDARTTSDAAGVKEKVRGPLYGGSGPSSDSGRRLLGSTAPMTGLAVAGGADRETLPLPEEVTDNGEETSGSAHTLSPDVPVLTQNTETSPSESSSGYGTYHQSTFAPVTSSLTSRGSRIALLTSLADDSSIGNADGDPASSVGSTPPTSTGTQLPNTHVTELHSLVPLSQQNFTQTDSSRVHSGTDPSFTSDPVSRSTLTQMPQNTHTATTTTQRNIYTHSPDATQWMSGSTWTTRESMTASGDGRTLAGSERVPQERTGTALQTSTDRGTTALTHQNQPSVSSSILDYTTRTPTAGPPDKDSPIEPQVTAEDENVSPSSTTSQTRPSLEIRSASTPRTLSPATIQPPKVYVVPDQSPAIRVESIELLLQIIVEETSSASGPGLEEDTSAWVEPYLQRAPGFSRLQGVWSSGHAVQTLLEFNTRGALQWLAATGRSSLLEQSGLAAAAREGRSFRGSKVVNITLGGVQADVCDWLLQCPAGFRCASPPTSSNFSCPSSCHFDFCHHHGICTHHPGQLPVCRYERSCLVGEDFWFMGSRCDVRMTRARLVGTCLAILLVAVAFICALAFAAVRRYRVALIQAKVDQTRSSYRRFNHFDELSARFWQRSTAGSADSMDNPAFTRSDELLHLRALDRPCCYHDDTLSLASTCTSHATRLNTIYPNSSQYAWRGSEMSVGDGVLDSGKASDLSVCSWPVEPIHWTPFPLLRQLASQRTHPVRVSRPRSYCEGMELTDLSRSWTA; translated from the exons ATGCAGCTCCACGTCTGTCTGTTGCTCCTGGTCGTCACAGCAG ATACAAGGTTGGCCTCAGGGCAGCATCAATGCGGTGGAAACATCATCTTGGACCAAAGCCCTGAAGGCCACGTCAAGTTCACCGCACCAGAACTTTCCCTCAACGTCTCGCTGACCCAGCAGACTGACAGAACCCCACAGGCGGCCTTTTGCAGGGTGACTCTGGATGTCCCGCCCGGTCGGATGCTTCTCTTAAAGCCCGTGTGGACAGAAGTCGGGGCGAGTGTTTGGCTACGGTGCATGTGGAGAGAGGACGCTCGGGTTCTGGCGAGTGGCAAAACCGTCCAACTTTCCAACTGTGACCACGCCAACCTGACCTGGACAGGAAGTGGACGCTCCTCAGAGGCCCTCCAACTCTTCTATTACG TTCAGGAAGAGCAGTGGAATTCCACAGAGGCGTACTCCAGCCCGCATTCCGAACCAGACCTCGCCGTTCCGTCTCAGGCGGGGTACGGCGACGCGAGAACCACTTCTGACGCGGCGGGCGTGAAGGAGAAGGTCAGAGGTCCCCTCTATGGAGGGTCTGGTCCCAGCAGCGATAGCGGAAGGAGGCTGCTGGGGTCCACCGCGCCCATGACGGGCCTCGCCGTGGCTGGTGGCGCTGATAGGGAAACTCTCCCTCTTCCTGAGGAAGTCACAGACAATGGAGAGGAAACATCTGGCAGCGCTCACACACTCAGTCCTGACGTGCCGGTTCTGACCCAAAACACTGAAACAAGTCCATCTGAAAGCAGCTCCGGGTATGGAACCTACCACCAGTCCACGTTCGCACCTGTCACATCATCCCTCACCAGCAGGGGGAGCAGAATCGCATTATTAACATCACTCGCTGATGACTCAAGCATAGGGAATGCTGATGGTGACCCCGCCTCCTCCGTGGGGTCAACGCCGCCCACTTCCACGGGTACACAATTGCCCAATACCCACGTGACAGAACTGCACTCGCTTGTCCCGTTGTCTCAGCAGAACTTCACCCAGACTGACTCATCCCGTGTCCACAGTGGGACAGACCCGTCTTTCACATCTGACCCGGTTTCACGCTCCACACTGACCCAAATGCCCCAAAATACAcacacagcaacaacaacaacacaaagaaacatttacacacactccCCAGACGCCACGCAGTGGATGTCGGGTTCTACTTGGACCACTAGAGAGAGCATGACAGCTTCCGGAGACGGTCGGACTCTGGCAGGATCAGAACGTGTTCCCCAGGAGAGGACTGGGACAGCACTCCAAACGAGCACGGACCGCGGCACTACGGCCTTAACACATCAGAACCAGCCGTCAGTGTCCTCTTCCATCCTGGACTACACCACCAGAACACCCACTGCAGGTCCCCCCGACAAGGACTCTCCAATCGAGCCCCAGGTCACAGCAGAAGACGAAAACGTGTCTCCGAGTAGCACAACCTCACAAACACGTCCGAGCCTGGAGATCCGGTCTGCTTCTACACCAAGAACGTTGAGCCCCGCCACCATCCAGCCGCCCAAGGTCTACGTGGTGCCGGACCAGTCCCCCGCCAtccgag TGGAGTCCATCGAGTTACTGCTGCAGATCATCGTGGAGGAGACCAGCTCAGCTTCGGGTCCTGGCTTGGAGGAGGACACCAGTGCCTGG GTAGAGCCCTACCTGCAGAGGGCACCTGGCTTCAGCAGGCTGCAGGGAGTGTGGAGCAG CGGTCACGCCGTGCAAACCCTGCTGGAGTTCAACACCAGAGGCGCCCTGCAGTGGCTCGCCGCAACGGGACGCTCTTCGCTACTGGAGCAGAGCGGATTGGCTGCGGCCGCTCGCGAGGGGAGGAGCTTCAGGGGGTCCAAGGTGGTCAACATCACGCTCGGAG GTGTGCAGGCGGACGTCTGTGATTGGCTACTTCAGTGTCCAGCGGGCTTTCGGTGTGCGTCTCCGCCCACTTCCTCCAACTTCAGCTGCCCCTCCTCCTGCCACTTTGACTTCTGCCACCATCACGGCATCTGCACGCACCACCCGGGACAACTTCCTGTGTGTCGGTACGAGCGCAG CTGCCTGGTCGGCGAGGACTTCTGGTTCATGGGCTCCAGGTGCGACGTGAGGATGACGCGGGCGCGCCTCGTCGGAACGTGTCTGGCCATCCTGCTGGTGGCGGTGGCGTTCATCTGCGCTCTGGCCTTCGCGGCCGTGAGACGCTACCGAGTCGCTCTGATCCAGGCCAAGGTGGACCAGACCAGGAGCAG CTACCGCAGGTTCAACCACTTTGACGAGCTCTCAGCTCGATTCTGGCAGCGCTCCACGGCGGGCTCGGCCGACTCCATGGACAACCCTGCGTTCACGCGCTCCGACGAGCTGCTGCACCTGCGGGCCCTGGACCGGCCCTGCTGTTACCATGACGACACGCTGTCGCtggcctccacctgcaccagCCACGCCACGCGCCTCAACACCATCTACCCCAACAG CTCCCAGTACGCTTGGCGCGGCAGCGAGATGAGCGTGGGCGACGGCGTGCTGGACTCAGGGAAGGCCAGCGACCTGTCGGTGTGCAGCTGGCCCGTGGAGCCCATCCACTGGACCCCCTTCCCGCTCCTGCGGCAGCTGGCCTCGCAAAGGACGCACCCG GTGCGCGTGTCCAGGCCGCGCTCGTACTGCGAGGGCATGGAGCTGACGGACCTGAGCCGGAGCTGGACCGCCTGA
- the LOC133622034 gene encoding uncharacterized protein isoform X3: protein MQLHVCLLLLVVTADTRLASGQHQCGGNIILDQSPEGHVKFTAPELSLNVSLTQQTDRTPQAAFCRVTLDVPPGRMLLLKPVWTEVGASVWLRCMWREDARVLASGKTVQLSNCDHANLTWTGSGRSSEALQLFYYVQEEQWNSTEAYSSPHSEPDLAVPSQAGYGDARTTSDAAGVKEKVRGPLYGGSGPSSDSGRRLLGSTAPMTGLAVAGGADRETLPLPEEVTDNGEETSGSAHTLSPDVPVLTQNTETSPSESSSGYGTYHQSTFAPVTSSLTSRGSRIALLTSLADDSSIGNADGDPASSVGSTPPTSTGTQLPNTHVTELHSLVPLSQQNFTQTDSSRVHSGTDPSFTSDPVSRSTLTQMPQNTHTATTTTQRNIYTHSPDATQWMSGSTWTTRESMTASGDGRTLAGSERVPQERTGTALQTSTDRGTTALTHQNQPSVSSSILDYTTRTPTAGPPDKDSPIEPQVTAEDENVSPSSTTSQTRPSLEIRSASTPRTLSPATIQPPKVYVVPDQSPAIRVESIELLLQIIVEETSSASGPGLEEDTSAWVEPYLQRAPGFSRLQGVWSSGHAVQTLLEFNTRGALQWLAATGRSSLLEQSGLAAAAREGRSFRGSKVVNITLGGVQADVCDWLLQCPAGFRCASPPTSSNFSCPSSCHFDFCHHHGICTHHPGQLPVCRCLVGEDFWFMGSRCDVRMTRARLVGTCLAILLVAVAFICALAFAAVRRYRVALIQAKVDQTRSSYRRFNHFDELSARFWQRSTAGSADSMDNPAFTRSDELLHLRALDRPCCYHDDTLSLASTCTSHATRLNTIYPNSSQYAWRGSEMSVGDGVLDSGKASDLSVCSWPVEPIHWTPFPLLRQLASQRTHPQVRVSRPRSYCEGMELTDLSRSWTA, encoded by the exons ATGCAGCTCCACGTCTGTCTGTTGCTCCTGGTCGTCACAGCAG ATACAAGGTTGGCCTCAGGGCAGCATCAATGCGGTGGAAACATCATCTTGGACCAAAGCCCTGAAGGCCACGTCAAGTTCACCGCACCAGAACTTTCCCTCAACGTCTCGCTGACCCAGCAGACTGACAGAACCCCACAGGCGGCCTTTTGCAGGGTGACTCTGGATGTCCCGCCCGGTCGGATGCTTCTCTTAAAGCCCGTGTGGACAGAAGTCGGGGCGAGTGTTTGGCTACGGTGCATGTGGAGAGAGGACGCTCGGGTTCTGGCGAGTGGCAAAACCGTCCAACTTTCCAACTGTGACCACGCCAACCTGACCTGGACAGGAAGTGGACGCTCCTCAGAGGCCCTCCAACTCTTCTATTACG TTCAGGAAGAGCAGTGGAATTCCACAGAGGCGTACTCCAGCCCGCATTCCGAACCAGACCTCGCCGTTCCGTCTCAGGCGGGGTACGGCGACGCGAGAACCACTTCTGACGCGGCGGGCGTGAAGGAGAAGGTCAGAGGTCCCCTCTATGGAGGGTCTGGTCCCAGCAGCGATAGCGGAAGGAGGCTGCTGGGGTCCACCGCGCCCATGACGGGCCTCGCCGTGGCTGGTGGCGCTGATAGGGAAACTCTCCCTCTTCCTGAGGAAGTCACAGACAATGGAGAGGAAACATCTGGCAGCGCTCACACACTCAGTCCTGACGTGCCGGTTCTGACCCAAAACACTGAAACAAGTCCATCTGAAAGCAGCTCCGGGTATGGAACCTACCACCAGTCCACGTTCGCACCTGTCACATCATCCCTCACCAGCAGGGGGAGCAGAATCGCATTATTAACATCACTCGCTGATGACTCAAGCATAGGGAATGCTGATGGTGACCCCGCCTCCTCCGTGGGGTCAACGCCGCCCACTTCCACGGGTACACAATTGCCCAATACCCACGTGACAGAACTGCACTCGCTTGTCCCGTTGTCTCAGCAGAACTTCACCCAGACTGACTCATCCCGTGTCCACAGTGGGACAGACCCGTCTTTCACATCTGACCCGGTTTCACGCTCCACACTGACCCAAATGCCCCAAAATACAcacacagcaacaacaacaacacaaagaaacatttacacacactccCCAGACGCCACGCAGTGGATGTCGGGTTCTACTTGGACCACTAGAGAGAGCATGACAGCTTCCGGAGACGGTCGGACTCTGGCAGGATCAGAACGTGTTCCCCAGGAGAGGACTGGGACAGCACTCCAAACGAGCACGGACCGCGGCACTACGGCCTTAACACATCAGAACCAGCCGTCAGTGTCCTCTTCCATCCTGGACTACACCACCAGAACACCCACTGCAGGTCCCCCCGACAAGGACTCTCCAATCGAGCCCCAGGTCACAGCAGAAGACGAAAACGTGTCTCCGAGTAGCACAACCTCACAAACACGTCCGAGCCTGGAGATCCGGTCTGCTTCTACACCAAGAACGTTGAGCCCCGCCACCATCCAGCCGCCCAAGGTCTACGTGGTGCCGGACCAGTCCCCCGCCAtccgag TGGAGTCCATCGAGTTACTGCTGCAGATCATCGTGGAGGAGACCAGCTCAGCTTCGGGTCCTGGCTTGGAGGAGGACACCAGTGCCTGG GTAGAGCCCTACCTGCAGAGGGCACCTGGCTTCAGCAGGCTGCAGGGAGTGTGGAGCAG CGGTCACGCCGTGCAAACCCTGCTGGAGTTCAACACCAGAGGCGCCCTGCAGTGGCTCGCCGCAACGGGACGCTCTTCGCTACTGGAGCAGAGCGGATTGGCTGCGGCCGCTCGCGAGGGGAGGAGCTTCAGGGGGTCCAAGGTGGTCAACATCACGCTCGGAG GTGTGCAGGCGGACGTCTGTGATTGGCTACTTCAGTGTCCAGCGGGCTTTCGGTGTGCGTCTCCGCCCACTTCCTCCAACTTCAGCTGCCCCTCCTCCTGCCACTTTGACTTCTGCCACCATCACGGCATCTGCACGCACCACCCGGGACAACTTCCTGTGTGTCG CTGCCTGGTCGGCGAGGACTTCTGGTTCATGGGCTCCAGGTGCGACGTGAGGATGACGCGGGCGCGCCTCGTCGGAACGTGTCTGGCCATCCTGCTGGTGGCGGTGGCGTTCATCTGCGCTCTGGCCTTCGCGGCCGTGAGACGCTACCGAGTCGCTCTGATCCAGGCCAAGGTGGACCAGACCAGGAGCAG CTACCGCAGGTTCAACCACTTTGACGAGCTCTCAGCTCGATTCTGGCAGCGCTCCACGGCGGGCTCGGCCGACTCCATGGACAACCCTGCGTTCACGCGCTCCGACGAGCTGCTGCACCTGCGGGCCCTGGACCGGCCCTGCTGTTACCATGACGACACGCTGTCGCtggcctccacctgcaccagCCACGCCACGCGCCTCAACACCATCTACCCCAACAG CTCCCAGTACGCTTGGCGCGGCAGCGAGATGAGCGTGGGCGACGGCGTGCTGGACTCAGGGAAGGCCAGCGACCTGTCGGTGTGCAGCTGGCCCGTGGAGCCCATCCACTGGACCCCCTTCCCGCTCCTGCGGCAGCTGGCCTCGCAAAGGACGCACCCG CAGGTGCGCGTGTCCAGGCCGCGCTCGTACTGCGAGGGCATGGAGCTGACGGACCTGAGCCGGAGCTGGACCGCCTGA
- the LOC133622034 gene encoding uncharacterized protein isoform X4: MQLHVCLLLLVVTADTRLASGQHQCGGNIILDQSPEGHVKFTAPELSLNVSLTQQTDRTPQAAFCRVTLDVPPGRMLLLKPVWTEVGASVWLRCMWREDARVLASGKTVQLSNCDHANLTWTGSGRSSEALQLFYYVQEEQWNSTEAYSSPHSEPDLAVPSQAGYGDARTTSDAAGVKEKVRGPLYGGSGPSSDSGRRLLGSTAPMTGLAVAGGADRETLPLPEEVTDNGEETSGSAHTLSPDVPVLTQNTETSPSESSSGYGTYHQSTFAPVTSSLTSRGSRIALLTSLADDSSIGNADGDPASSVGSTPPTSTGTQLPNTHVTELHSLVPLSQQNFTQTDSSRVHSGTDPSFTSDPVSRSTLTQMPQNTHTATTTTQRNIYTHSPDATQWMSGSTWTTRESMTASGDGRTLAGSERVPQERTGTALQTSTDRGTTALTHQNQPSVSSSILDYTTRTPTAGPPDKDSPIEPQVTAEDENVSPSSTTSQTRPSLEIRSASTPRTLSPATIQPPKVYVVPDQSPAIRVESIELLLQIIVEETSSASGPGLEEDTSAWVEPYLQRAPGFSRLQGVWSSGHAVQTLLEFNTRGALQWLAATGRSSLLEQSGLAAAAREGRSFRGSKVVNITLGGVQADVCDWLLQCPAGFRCASPPTSSNFSCPSSCHFDFCHHHGICTHHPGQLPVCRCLVGEDFWFMGSRCDVRMTRARLVGTCLAILLVAVAFICALAFAAVRRYRVALIQAKVDQTRSSYRRFNHFDELSARFWQRSTAGSADSMDNPAFTRSDELLHLRALDRPCCYHDDTLSLASTCTSHATRLNTIYPNSSQYAWRGSEMSVGDGVLDSGKASDLSVCSWPVEPIHWTPFPLLRQLASQRTHPVRVSRPRSYCEGMELTDLSRSWTA; the protein is encoded by the exons ATGCAGCTCCACGTCTGTCTGTTGCTCCTGGTCGTCACAGCAG ATACAAGGTTGGCCTCAGGGCAGCATCAATGCGGTGGAAACATCATCTTGGACCAAAGCCCTGAAGGCCACGTCAAGTTCACCGCACCAGAACTTTCCCTCAACGTCTCGCTGACCCAGCAGACTGACAGAACCCCACAGGCGGCCTTTTGCAGGGTGACTCTGGATGTCCCGCCCGGTCGGATGCTTCTCTTAAAGCCCGTGTGGACAGAAGTCGGGGCGAGTGTTTGGCTACGGTGCATGTGGAGAGAGGACGCTCGGGTTCTGGCGAGTGGCAAAACCGTCCAACTTTCCAACTGTGACCACGCCAACCTGACCTGGACAGGAAGTGGACGCTCCTCAGAGGCCCTCCAACTCTTCTATTACG TTCAGGAAGAGCAGTGGAATTCCACAGAGGCGTACTCCAGCCCGCATTCCGAACCAGACCTCGCCGTTCCGTCTCAGGCGGGGTACGGCGACGCGAGAACCACTTCTGACGCGGCGGGCGTGAAGGAGAAGGTCAGAGGTCCCCTCTATGGAGGGTCTGGTCCCAGCAGCGATAGCGGAAGGAGGCTGCTGGGGTCCACCGCGCCCATGACGGGCCTCGCCGTGGCTGGTGGCGCTGATAGGGAAACTCTCCCTCTTCCTGAGGAAGTCACAGACAATGGAGAGGAAACATCTGGCAGCGCTCACACACTCAGTCCTGACGTGCCGGTTCTGACCCAAAACACTGAAACAAGTCCATCTGAAAGCAGCTCCGGGTATGGAACCTACCACCAGTCCACGTTCGCACCTGTCACATCATCCCTCACCAGCAGGGGGAGCAGAATCGCATTATTAACATCACTCGCTGATGACTCAAGCATAGGGAATGCTGATGGTGACCCCGCCTCCTCCGTGGGGTCAACGCCGCCCACTTCCACGGGTACACAATTGCCCAATACCCACGTGACAGAACTGCACTCGCTTGTCCCGTTGTCTCAGCAGAACTTCACCCAGACTGACTCATCCCGTGTCCACAGTGGGACAGACCCGTCTTTCACATCTGACCCGGTTTCACGCTCCACACTGACCCAAATGCCCCAAAATACAcacacagcaacaacaacaacacaaagaaacatttacacacactccCCAGACGCCACGCAGTGGATGTCGGGTTCTACTTGGACCACTAGAGAGAGCATGACAGCTTCCGGAGACGGTCGGACTCTGGCAGGATCAGAACGTGTTCCCCAGGAGAGGACTGGGACAGCACTCCAAACGAGCACGGACCGCGGCACTACGGCCTTAACACATCAGAACCAGCCGTCAGTGTCCTCTTCCATCCTGGACTACACCACCAGAACACCCACTGCAGGTCCCCCCGACAAGGACTCTCCAATCGAGCCCCAGGTCACAGCAGAAGACGAAAACGTGTCTCCGAGTAGCACAACCTCACAAACACGTCCGAGCCTGGAGATCCGGTCTGCTTCTACACCAAGAACGTTGAGCCCCGCCACCATCCAGCCGCCCAAGGTCTACGTGGTGCCGGACCAGTCCCCCGCCAtccgag TGGAGTCCATCGAGTTACTGCTGCAGATCATCGTGGAGGAGACCAGCTCAGCTTCGGGTCCTGGCTTGGAGGAGGACACCAGTGCCTGG GTAGAGCCCTACCTGCAGAGGGCACCTGGCTTCAGCAGGCTGCAGGGAGTGTGGAGCAG CGGTCACGCCGTGCAAACCCTGCTGGAGTTCAACACCAGAGGCGCCCTGCAGTGGCTCGCCGCAACGGGACGCTCTTCGCTACTGGAGCAGAGCGGATTGGCTGCGGCCGCTCGCGAGGGGAGGAGCTTCAGGGGGTCCAAGGTGGTCAACATCACGCTCGGAG GTGTGCAGGCGGACGTCTGTGATTGGCTACTTCAGTGTCCAGCGGGCTTTCGGTGTGCGTCTCCGCCCACTTCCTCCAACTTCAGCTGCCCCTCCTCCTGCCACTTTGACTTCTGCCACCATCACGGCATCTGCACGCACCACCCGGGACAACTTCCTGTGTGTCG CTGCCTGGTCGGCGAGGACTTCTGGTTCATGGGCTCCAGGTGCGACGTGAGGATGACGCGGGCGCGCCTCGTCGGAACGTGTCTGGCCATCCTGCTGGTGGCGGTGGCGTTCATCTGCGCTCTGGCCTTCGCGGCCGTGAGACGCTACCGAGTCGCTCTGATCCAGGCCAAGGTGGACCAGACCAGGAGCAG CTACCGCAGGTTCAACCACTTTGACGAGCTCTCAGCTCGATTCTGGCAGCGCTCCACGGCGGGCTCGGCCGACTCCATGGACAACCCTGCGTTCACGCGCTCCGACGAGCTGCTGCACCTGCGGGCCCTGGACCGGCCCTGCTGTTACCATGACGACACGCTGTCGCtggcctccacctgcaccagCCACGCCACGCGCCTCAACACCATCTACCCCAACAG CTCCCAGTACGCTTGGCGCGGCAGCGAGATGAGCGTGGGCGACGGCGTGCTGGACTCAGGGAAGGCCAGCGACCTGTCGGTGTGCAGCTGGCCCGTGGAGCCCATCCACTGGACCCCCTTCCCGCTCCTGCGGCAGCTGGCCTCGCAAAGGACGCACCCG GTGCGCGTGTCCAGGCCGCGCTCGTACTGCGAGGGCATGGAGCTGACGGACCTGAGCCGGAGCTGGACCGCCTGA